ACCGGTGGCGGACCGCATGTCGGCGGCGACTGGTACGACCTGATCCCGCTGCCCGGTGGCACCCGGGTCGCGGGCGGGGGCGGGGGCCGGATCGCCCTGGTCATCGGGGACGTACAGGGCCATGACGTACGAGCCGCGGTGCTGATGGGGCAGTTGCGGATCGCGCTTCGCGCCTACGCCTCCGAAGGACACCGCCCGGACGCCGTGCTGGCACGGGCCTCCCGATTCCTGACGGGGCTGCACGAGTACGCGGAGGCCGACACATACGACGACGGCGACCTGGTCGAGCGGGCCGGGGCGTACAGCGGGCCGCGGTTCGCGACCTGCCTGTACATCGAGTGCGATCCGGCGACCGGCACTCTGGAGATCGCCCGCGCCGGGCACCCCGACCCGGCGATCCGGATGGCGGACGGCACGGTGATACTGCGGCCCACGGAGGGCGGGCTGCCGCTCGGCATCGACCCCGACTCGGACTATCCGACGACCAGGATCACTCTGGAGCCGGGCGAGACGATCATGGTCTGCACCGACGGCCTGCTGGCGACCGGCGGCCATGACCTCGTTTCCGGCTGGGAACGCGTCCGGTCCGTGCTCGAGGCACCGTTCAGCGGCGGACAGGCGCTGGAGAAACTCGCCGACGCGCTGGTCCAGGCCGTGCACGGGCCCGAGTCCCATTTCACCAGGGGACCGCTCGCCGACCGCCGCGAGGACGACATCGCGGTGCTGCTGCTGTCGCGGCACGGCGGGCCACCGCCCCGGAGCGCCCGCCGTACGGTGCTCACCGTCGCCCAGGCCGATCCGGCGCGGGTCGCGGTCGCGCGCCGCCAGCTGCGGGAGCTGCTGCACGACTGGGCGGACGGAGAGCAGGTCGACTCGGCGGTGCTGATGGTCTCCGAGATGATGACCAATGTGCTCGTCCACACCGACTGCGACGCCCTGCTGGTGGCGGAGGCGACGGGCGACCTCGGCAGCCGGCGGCTGCGGGTGGAGGTCTCGGACTCCAGCGACGAGCTGCCGCACCGGCGGCAGCCGGGCGAGCTGGCCTCATCGGGGCGCGGGCTGGTGCTGATGGAGGTGCTCGCGGACATCTGGGGTGTGGAGCCGCGCGGCGAGGGCAAGTCGATCTGGTTCGAGCTCTACGAGCCGGGCCCACCGGGCGGGCTGCCGGGGCCGTCGGACGGTCCGGACGGTTCGGATGGGCCGGGTGGGCCGGGTGGGCCGGGTGGGCCGGGCGGGCCGGGCGGGCCGGGCGGGCCGGGCGGGCCGGGCGGCGCGGTCCCGGGCGGGGTGCCGCCGGACGCCGGCCCCTCGGTCGGCTCGCCGACCGGCGCATAGCGCTTGCGCAGTTCGCTGAACACCCCGAAGGCGGCGGCTGTCAGCGGTACGGCCAGCAGCATGCCGAGGATCCCGGCCAATCCCGCGCCCGCCGTGATGGCCAGCATCACCACGGCCGGGTGCATCTGGACCGTACGGCTCTGGATCATCGGCTGGAGGATGTGGCCCTCCAGGACCTGCACGGCCAGCACCACGCCGAGCGCCCAGAGCGCGATCACGAAGCCGCGGTCGGCGAGCGCCACCAGCACGGCGACCGAGCCCGAGATGAACGCGCCGAGGTAGGGGATGTAGGCGAACACGAAGACCAGGGCACCGAGACCCACCGCGCCGGGCACCCGCAGGATCAGCAGGCCGAGGGTGATGCAGACGGCGTCGATCAGCGCGATCAGGGTGGTCCCGCGCATGAATCCCTCGACCGCCTCGAAGGCCCTGCGGCCCATCGCCTCAGCGGTGTCCGCGCTCGCATGCGGGGCGAAGGAGCGCAGGGCGCGGACCGCGTGATCGGAGTCGCGGAGGAAGAAGAAGATCAGCAGCAGGGCGAGCACGGCGATCGCGATCATCTCGCCGACCACGCTCAGTCCGGAGATCACCCCGGTGGCGGCGGTGCCGCCGAATTTCGCCATCAAGTCCTTGGAGTTGGACGCCAGGTCCTCCAGGGACGTGCCGGCGGGCCCGAATTGCTTCGCGAGGTCCCGGGCAACCTGCCGCAGCGAGGTGACGATCTGGTCGCCCGACTCGATGAGCGCGTTGACCACGATGTAGATCGCGCCACCGACCACGATGACGACGGCGGCACAGGTCAGTCCCGCGGCGATCGAGCGCCGGACCTTCATGTCGACCAGCCGCCGGTACAGCGGATTGAGCAGCGCGGTGCCGAGCACGGCGAGCAGTACCGGGATGACGGCGGTCTTGAAGGCGACGATCACCTTGATGCCGACGGCGACGACCCCGGCCGCCAGGAGCACCGCGGCGCACCAGGCGGCCAGCCGCCAGACGGGCCGGGGAAGGAGGGGCCACGGCGCCCCGGGCTGTGGCTGCATCCCTCCAGCGGATCACGGCACCGCCGGGGCGTCCCGCCCACCGGGCCCGGGCGGGTGACACCCCATCAGTTTCAGGGACCGGACGGGCGCCGGTGTCACATGCCGTGCACCGCCGGGATCGTGCCCAGCCGCCCCTTCTGGAAGTCCTCGAACGCCTGCTGGAGCTCCTCGCGGGTGTTCATCACAAACGGCCCGTAGTGCGCCATCGGCTCCCGGATCGGCTGCCCGCCGAGCAGCACGACCTCCAGGTCAGGGGTGTGCCCGTCCTGCTTCTCGTCCGCACGGACGGTCAGCGCGGAGCCCTCGCCGAAGACGGCGGTCTGCCCCTGCTCGATCGGGCGCCGCTCGGCACCGACCGTGCCGCGGCCGGCCAGCACGTATCCGAGACCGTTGAAGTCCTCCCGCCAGGGCAGGCCGACCTCCGCCCCCGGCGCCAGCGTCGCGTGCACCATCGTGATCGGGGTGTGCGTGATGCCGGGGCCCTCGTGGCCGTCCAGCCCGCCCGCGATCACCCGGAGCAGCGCGCCACCGTCGGGCGAGGTCAGCAGCCGCACCTGGCCACCGCGGATGTCCTGGTAGCGGGGGGCCATCATCTTGTCCTTGGCCGGGAGGTTCACCCACAGCTGGAGACCGTGGAAGAGCCCGCCGGACACGACGAGGTGCTCCGGCGGAGCCTCTATGTGGAGAAGCCCGGCACCGGCCGTCATCCACTGGGTGTCGCCGTTGGTGATCGTGCCGCCGCCACCGTGGGAGTCCTGGTGGTCGAAGACGCCGTCGATGATGTAAGTGACGGTCTCGAAGCCCCGGTGGGGATGCCAGGGGGTCCCCTTCGGCTCCCCGGGCTGGTACTCCACCTCGCCCATCTGGTCCATCATGATGAACGGGTCGAGGTACCGGTAGTTGATCCCGGCGAACGCGCGCCGCACCGGGAAGCCCTCCCCTTCGAAACCGCTGGGAGCCGTGGTCACGGCGCGTACCGGACGCTGCACGGCGTCCGCGGAAGCGCTGACGCGCGGCAGGGTGAGCGGGTTCTCGACAGTCACTGCGGGCATGGGGTGACCTCCTTGTGCGTCCAGATTAGTTGAACGCTGAACTTCTTGCCACCCCCAACGCGAGACGCCCGAGAGGAATTCCTCCCGGGCGTCCGGCCAGGCCCGACGAGCCGATCATCCGATCAGCCGTATATACCGATCAGCCGTACATGCGCCGCATCGCGAAGTCGACCATCTGCTCCACGGCCTTGGCGTCGAACACCATCCGGTGGTCGCCCTCCATGTCCAGGACGAAGCCGTAGCCGGTCGGCAGCAGGTCGATCACCTCGGCTCCGGTGATCACGAAGTGCTTGGACTCCTTGCCCGCGTACCGGCGCAGCTCCTTCAGCGAGGTGAACATGGGGATCACCGGCTGCTGGGTGTTGTGCAGCGCCAGGAATCCAGGGTTGTCGCCCCGCGGGCAGTACACCTTCGACGTGGCGAAGATCTGCTGGAAGTCCTCGGCGGACAGCGACCCGGTCGTGAACGCCCGCACCGCGTCGGCGAGCGACGGCGGCGACGGCTCCGGGTACAGCGGCTGCTCCCCATAGCCCGGGGCCTGGCCGCCACCGTAACCGGCACCCGGCATTCCGGCGCCGTGCATGGGCTGCTGCGGCGGGGCGCCGTAGTGATGCTGGGCACCCGGGTTCTGGTCGTAGCCGTACATGGGCGCAAGCCTACCGAGCCATCGCGCCCTGACGGGGTGGGTACCGGACACCGCCGAACACGGTCGACCCAGGACGGAACCGCAGCCGGTCCCCAGCCGGCCCCGAACCGGCAATGAGTCGATCACGAGCAGGAACAGCGCTGGTCAGCACCCCTCCACCTCCCCTCAGCGCCACTCAAGCGCCGATCCACAGGAGAGCCGCACCCTCGGCGTCATCCGCACATGCGGGACGCGTCACAGATGTCCGTTAGGGGTTGCCTCTTATTACCGACGGGTAGCATCATCTCGACTACCAATCGGTAGATGTGTGTACTGACGTACGAGGACCCCCTCCCAATCCATACGGAGCCGTCGCCATGGGCCACTACAAGTCGAATCTCCGCGACATCGAGTTCAACCTCTTCGAGGTGCTCGGCCGCGACAAGCTGTACGGCACCGGCCCGTTCGCGGAGATGGACGTCGAGACCGCCAAGAGCATCCTGGACGAGCTCTCCCGCCTCGCGGAGAACGAGCTCGCCGAGTCCTTCGCGGACGCCGACCGCAACCCGCCGGTCTTCGACCCGGAGACCAACACCGCTCCGGTGCCCGCCAGCTTCAAGAAGAGCTACAAGGCATTCATGGAGTCCGAGTACTGGCGCCTCGGCCTGCCGGAGGAGATCGGCGGCACCACCGCGCCCCGGTCGCTCGTCTGGTCGTACGCCGAGCTGCTGCTGGGCTCGAACCCGGCCATCTGGATGTACTCCTCGGGCCCGGCCTTCGCCGGCATCCTGCACGACGAGGGCAACGAGGCCCAGAAGAAGATCGCCCAGATCGCGGTCGAGAAGCAGTGGGGCTCCACCATGGTCCTCACCGAGCCGGACGCCGGCTCGGACGTCGGTGCCGGACGCACCAAGGCGATCCAGCAGGAGGACGGCTCCTGGCACATCGAGGGTGTCAAGCGCTTCATCACCTCCGGTGAGCACGACATGGAGGAGAACATCCTCCACTACGTCCTCGCCCGCCCCGAGGGCCACGGCCCCGGCACCAAGGGCCTGTCCCTCTTCCTCGTGCCGAAGTTCCACTTCGACTGGGAGACCGGCGAGCTGGGCGAGCGCAACGGCGTCTACGCCACGAACGTCGAGCACAAGATGGGCCTCAAGGCCTCCAACACCTGCGAGATGACCTTCGGCGACAAGCACCCCGCCAAGGGCTGGCTGATCGGCGACAAGCACGACGGCATCCGCCAGATGTTCATGATCATCGAGTTCGCCCGCATGATGGTCGGCACGAAGGCGATCTCCACCCTGTCGACGGGCTACCTGAACGCGCTGGAGTACGCCAAGGAGCGCGTCCAGGGCTCCGACCTGTCGCAGTTCATGGACAAGACCGCACCCAAGGTCACCATCACCAACCACCCCGACGTGCGCCGCTCGCTGATGACGCAGAAGGCGTACGCGGAGGGCATGCGCTCCCTCGTCCTCTACACCGCGTCCGTCCAGGACGAGATCGCGATCAAGGAGGCCGCGGGCGAGGACGCCAAGGCGCTGCACGGCCTGAACGACCTGCTCCTGCCGATCGTGAAGGGCTACGGCTCCGAGAAGGCGTACGAGCAGCTCGCCCAGTCGCTCCAGATCTTCGGTGGCTCCGGCTACCTCCAGGAGTACCCGATCGAGCAGTACATCCGGGACGCCAAGATCGACACCCTCTACGAGGGCACCACCGCGATCCAGGGCCAGGACTACTTCTTCCGGAAGATCGTCCGCGACCAGGGCGCGTCCCTGAACCTGCTGGCCGAGGAGATCAAGAAGTTCCTCGCGGTCGGCGACGGCGGCGACGAGCTGGCCGGCGCCCGTGACGCGCTCGCCAAGGCCGCCGTGGACCTGGAGGGCATCGTCGGCCGGATGCTCACCGACCTCACCGCCACCGGCGAGGACGTCAAGAACATCTACAAGGTCGGCCTCAACACCACCCGCCTGCTGCTGGCCTCCGGCGACGTCGTCGTCGGCTACCTGCTGCTGCGCGGCGCGGCCGTCGCCGCCGAGAAGCTGGCGACCGCGTCCGCCAAGGACAAGGCGTTCTACCAGGGCAAGATCGCGGCCGCGAAGTTCTTCGCAGCCAACGTCCTGCCGGGTGTGGGCCTGGCCCGCGAGATCGCCGATGGCGTCGACAACGAGCTGATGGAGCTGGACGAGGCCGCGTTCTAAGCAGCCCCTGCCAGCCGACCCGGTGCCGCCACCCGACTCGTTCGGGTGGCGGCACCGGCGTATCCGCCGGGGATCACGGGACAGCCCCCCAGGCCGGCAGCACGGCCCGGAATCCCGTCCATGGGAGCAGCCGTGACCGCAGGGCGGGCGCCAAGGACAAGCTCTCCGATGCGGACCGGATCCTGGCCGCCGTCCTCTGCCTACGCAAGATCGGCACCCGTGACCTGCCCGCCCGGCTCTTCGGCGTCGCCGGAAGCACGCTCACGCGGGCCGTCCAAGAGGTACGGCCCCTCCTGGCCGAGCACGCGACCCCGCCCCTCAACCGCTGATTCCGCACCCCGACTGACGTGGCCGCCCACCTCGACACGTACGGCAGCCAGCCCCCGCGGAAGATCAAACCCGCACGGTGATTCTTTACGAGCCCTAGGCTGAGACGATGAACTCCGTCGCGTTTCCGCCTCCTGGCTGTGCTCACGAGGACTCCCTCCGCGCGTACCTCGCCCAGCGACCGCCCCAGGAGGACGCACTGCGGGCGCTGCTCGCGTTGTACCTCCACACCTTCGACACCCCCGAGATACAAGCGGGCTACCGCACGCTCGGCAGTCCCCGGGTCGAAGTGGAGGGCCTCGACGAGGAGATCCGCGGTGCAATCCTGCGCGAGTACGGGGGCCACGGCGGAGCGGAGAGCGATCCACGATGGGCCGTCGAACGCATCTGCGCGGCCCTTCCCCCGCCACCTGATCAGGACGAGCAACTGCGACGGGCGACGGCAGCCCTCGCCGCCGCGGACCTCGCTCCGGAGCCGCCCGTGAGCTGTGGCGAGGAACGGGGTACGGGGCAGGGTACCTTCCACCTCATCAGGCACCGGCAGGGCGCGGTCGAGGTGAGCACGCTCGGCCGGTTCGTGTGCGGCAACGACGGCTCCGACACGTTTCTGTGGCGGTGGTCGGACGATCACGACGTCACGGCGGCGCGCGCCGCGCTCGAATCGGCCGGATTCCGCTGGGTGAACCCGGACCTCGGCTCGATCGAGGTATCCGGCCTCAGCGTCTACTACTTCGGCCGGCGCGAGCCGCTCTCCGTGGGAGCCCTGCTCTTCTACTGGCAGTCTTAGTACTGCAACCGCATCTGGGGGTCACGGCCTCGGAGTCGGCCGGCCGGAGACGGTGGCCAGCACATACGCCACGCGGCGTTCCTCCAGCCACACCCGGAAGTGATCGGCCTGCCCGTATGCCTCATCCGCGGTGACCCAGGCGAACGGCACCGCCGCGTCGATCCGCGGCTGGTGCGTCAGAAGGTGTGGGCGCACCTCGTCGTGCATCGCTGCCTGACCGGCATCATCATGCACTTGGCCGACGCCACGGCATCGGTCCTGACCGCATCTCGTTCACCAAGGTCCTCAAGCACACCCGCCGCAGCGTGGTCCGCCAACATGCCGAAACCCGGCAAAGATCCGAAAGTTCCTGGCCTCGCTGGCGGAGAAGGTCCACAGGAAGCTCGACAACGGCACCCGCCGCCTCCGAGAAGCGGACCGCTTCCTCAAGCGGCCCAGCTCGCTCTGCTCCTACCGACCGAAGGACCGGCCACGAACCCCGGTACGCCGAGTGGCCGCCAAGATCATCACACTGCGTCGCGACGGGTATCCACCGCGACCGGCTCAAGCTGTCCGTGCCGTACGACATCGATATCGACCTGAGCGAGATCGACCGGCGTTTCCAGGCCACTTAGGCTGGGGGCCATGACGAGCAGCGCCCATACCGCCTTCGATCGCGGCCACACCGATGACCTGATGTCCTTCCTCGCGGCCTCCCCCTCCCCTTACCACGCCGTGGCGAACGCCGCCGCACGACTGGACAAGGCCGGATTCCGGCAGGTCGAGGAGACCGACACCTGGGACGGCACGCACGGCGGAAAGTACGTGCTGCGGGGCGGCGCGATCATCGCCTGGTACGTGCCCGAGGGCGCGGCGGCGCACACTCCGTTCCGGATCATCGGAGCCCACACCGACTCACCGAACCTGCGGGTCAAGCCGCAGCCCGACATGGGCGGCCACGGCTGGCGGCAGGTGGCGGTCGAGATCTACGGCGGACCGCTGCTCAACTCCTGGCTGGACCGCGACCTCGGCATCGCGGGCCGGCTCTCGCTGCGCGACGGCAGCACCCGGCTGGTCAACATCGACCGCCCGCTGCTGCGGGTGCCGCAGCTCGCCATCCACATGGACCGCGCGATCTACGAAAAGGGCCTCCAGCTCGACAAGCAGAAGCACATGCAGCCCGTCTGGGGGCTCGGCGACTCTGTGAGCGACGGCGACCTGATCGCCTTCCTGGAGGAGGAGTCCGGGCTGACCGCCGGGGACGTCACCGGCTGGGACCTGATGACGCACGCGCTGGAGGCACCCGCCTATCTCGGCCGCGACCGCGAACTGCTCGCCGGGCCCCGCATGGACAACCTGCTGTCCGTACACGCCGGCACGGCCGCGCTCGCCGCGGTGTCAACCCGAGACGGCCTGCCGTACATCCCGGTGCTCGCCGCCTTCGACCACGAGGAGAACGGCTCGCAGGCGGACACCGGCGCGGACGGCCCACTGCTCGGATCGGTGCTGGAGCGCTCGGTGTTCGCCCGCGGCGGCTCGTACGAGGACCGGGCCCGCGCCTTCGCCGGGACGATCTGTCTGTCATCCGACACCGGACACGCCGTGCACCCCAACTACGCGGAGCGCCACGACCCGACCCACCACCCGCGCGCGGGCGGGGGACCGATCCTGAAGGTCAACGTCAACCAGCGGTACGCCACCGACGGCAGCGGCCGGGCCGTATTCGCGGCGGCCTGCGAGCGGGCCGGAGTGCCGTGGCAGACGTTCGTCTCCAACAACGCGATGCCCTGCGGCACGACGATCGGCCCGATCACCGCGGCACGGCACGGAATCAGCACCGTGGACATCGGCGTCGCCATCCTTTCCATGCACAGCGCCCGAGAGCTCTGCGCTGCGGACGACCCGTATCTGCTGGCGAACGCGC
This DNA window, taken from Streptomyces sp. SCSIO 30461, encodes the following:
- a CDS encoding AI-2E family transporter; this encodes MQPQPGAPWPLLPRPVWRLAAWCAAVLLAAGVVAVGIKVIVAFKTAVIPVLLAVLGTALLNPLYRRLVDMKVRRSIAAGLTCAAVVIVVGGAIYIVVNALIESGDQIVTSLRQVARDLAKQFGPAGTSLEDLASNSKDLMAKFGGTAATGVISGLSVVGEMIAIAVLALLLIFFFLRDSDHAVRALRSFAPHASADTAEAMGRRAFEAVEGFMRGTTLIALIDAVCITLGLLILRVPGAVGLGALVFVFAYIPYLGAFISGSVAVLVALADRGFVIALWALGVVLAVQVLEGHILQPMIQSRTVQMHPAVVMLAITAGAGLAGILGMLLAVPLTAAAFGVFSELRKRYAPVGEPTEGPASGGTPPGTAPPGPPGPPGPPGPPGPPGPPGPPGPSEPSGPSDGPGSPPGGPGS
- a CDS encoding pirin family protein, coding for MPAVTVENPLTLPRVSASADAVQRPVRAVTTAPSGFEGEGFPVRRAFAGINYRYLDPFIMMDQMGEVEYQPGEPKGTPWHPHRGFETVTYIIDGVFDHQDSHGGGGTITNGDTQWMTAGAGLLHIEAPPEHLVVSGGLFHGLQLWVNLPAKDKMMAPRYQDIRGGQVRLLTSPDGGALLRVIAGGLDGHEGPGITHTPITMVHATLAPGAEVGLPWREDFNGLGYVLAGRGTVGAERRPIEQGQTAVFGEGSALTVRADEKQDGHTPDLEVVLLGGQPIREPMAHYGPFVMNTREELQQAFEDFQKGRLGTIPAVHGM
- a CDS encoding SseB family protein, coding for MYGYDQNPGAQHHYGAPPQQPMHGAGMPGAGYGGGQAPGYGEQPLYPEPSPPSLADAVRAFTTGSLSAEDFQQIFATSKVYCPRGDNPGFLALHNTQQPVIPMFTSLKELRRYAGKESKHFVITGAEVIDLLPTGYGFVLDMEGDHRMVFDAKAVEQMVDFAMRRMYG
- a CDS encoding acyl-CoA dehydrogenase, whose amino-acid sequence is MGHYKSNLRDIEFNLFEVLGRDKLYGTGPFAEMDVETAKSILDELSRLAENELAESFADADRNPPVFDPETNTAPVPASFKKSYKAFMESEYWRLGLPEEIGGTTAPRSLVWSYAELLLGSNPAIWMYSSGPAFAGILHDEGNEAQKKIAQIAVEKQWGSTMVLTEPDAGSDVGAGRTKAIQQEDGSWHIEGVKRFITSGEHDMEENILHYVLARPEGHGPGTKGLSLFLVPKFHFDWETGELGERNGVYATNVEHKMGLKASNTCEMTFGDKHPAKGWLIGDKHDGIRQMFMIIEFARMMVGTKAISTLSTGYLNALEYAKERVQGSDLSQFMDKTAPKVTITNHPDVRRSLMTQKAYAEGMRSLVLYTASVQDEIAIKEAAGEDAKALHGLNDLLLPIVKGYGSEKAYEQLAQSLQIFGGSGYLQEYPIEQYIRDAKIDTLYEGTTAIQGQDYFFRKIVRDQGASLNLLAEEIKKFLAVGDGGDELAGARDALAKAAVDLEGIVGRMLTDLTATGEDVKNIYKVGLNTTRLLLASGDVVVGYLLLRGAAVAAEKLATASAKDKAFYQGKIAAAKFFAANVLPGVGLAREIADGVDNELMELDEAAF
- a CDS encoding M18 family aminopeptidase; the encoded protein is MTSSAHTAFDRGHTDDLMSFLAASPSPYHAVANAAARLDKAGFRQVEETDTWDGTHGGKYVLRGGAIIAWYVPEGAAAHTPFRIIGAHTDSPNLRVKPQPDMGGHGWRQVAVEIYGGPLLNSWLDRDLGIAGRLSLRDGSTRLVNIDRPLLRVPQLAIHMDRAIYEKGLQLDKQKHMQPVWGLGDSVSDGDLIAFLEEESGLTAGDVTGWDLMTHALEAPAYLGRDRELLAGPRMDNLLSVHAGTAALAAVSTRDGLPYIPVLAAFDHEENGSQADTGADGPLLGSVLERSVFARGGSYEDRARAFAGTICLSSDTGHAVHPNYAERHDPTHHPRAGGGPILKVNVNQRYATDGSGRAVFAAACERAGVPWQTFVSNNAMPCGTTIGPITAARHGISTVDIGVAILSMHSARELCAADDPYLLANALVAFLEA